A DNA window from Methanobrevibacter thaueri contains the following coding sequences:
- a CDS encoding restriction endonuclease subunit S gives MKKVKLGDMAEIFSGLSYRRYLDDNGDMFKVVVQRSIKKDGILSDFEELSLKSNIKERFFTRENDVLMKMPYPYDVVCVKEEGLVVSDRIAIIRLRKGYDPNFITHLLTNAHIRKQLYELGSSEKIPHTSLKEIKQLELIVPDFDTQVKYGELLNTINHKIHEDLRQVEYDRNLKEAILNDLWGDADEI, from the coding sequence ATGAAAAAAGTAAAATTAGGAGATATGGCTGAAATATTCTCCGGATTATCCTATAGACGCTATTTGGATGATAATGGAGACATGTTTAAGGTTGTAGTTCAAAGATCCATAAAAAAAGATGGAATATTGTCCGATTTTGAAGAACTGAGCCTTAAAAGCAACATTAAAGAAAGATTTTTCACAAGAGAAAATGATGTATTGATGAAAATGCCCTATCCTTATGATGTAGTGTGTGTTAAAGAAGAGGGATTGGTCGTAAGTGACAGAATAGCCATTATACGGCTTAGAAAAGGCTATGACCCTAACTTTATAACACATTTACTCACCAATGCTCATATAAGAAAACAGCTTTATGAACTGGGAAGCAGCGAGAAGATACCTCACACATCCCTTAAGGAAATAAAGCAGCTTGAACTGATAGTGCCTGATTTTGATACTCAAGTAAAATACGGGGAACTGCTGAACACCATCAACCATAAGATTCATGAGGACCTGCGTCAGGTCGAGTATGACCGCAATCTCAAGGAAGCGATATTGAACGACCTATGGGGGGACGCCGATGAAATATGA
- a CDS encoding nitroreductase family protein, with amino-acid sequence MELLDVMLERRSTRKFNDEPVSKSELDKILAAALLAPTSMNRKPCNFMVVERKETLEELSRSKDHGAELINGADKAIVVIADTLIADTWIEDSSIAMTYMHLMATELGLGSCWVQIHLRSRDGTDSEGVVRDILKIDDHYRIVGILALGHSDDIPSPHTMDDIDKTKIHFLV; translated from the coding sequence ATGGAACTTTTAGACGTGATGCTTGAAAGAAGAAGTACAAGAAAATTCAACGATGAGCCGGTATCCAAATCTGAACTGGATAAGATATTGGCTGCGGCGCTCCTGGCGCCAACCAGCATGAACAGAAAGCCATGCAACTTCATGGTCGTTGAGAGAAAGGAGACCTTGGAGGAGCTGTCAAGATCAAAGGACCATGGCGCAGAATTGATAAATGGTGCCGACAAGGCGATTGTTGTCATTGCTGACACTCTAATTGCCGACACATGGATTGAGGATTCATCAATCGCCATGACATACATGCATCTTATGGCAACCGAATTGGGCTTGGGCAGCTGCTGGGTACAGATACACCTAAGAAGCAGGGACGGCACTGATTCAGAAGGAGTCGTCAGGGACATACTGAAAATAGATGACCACTATAGGATTGTTGGAATCCTTGCATTGGGCCATTCCGATGACATTCCAAGTCCGCACACCATGGACGACATAGACAAAACCAAGATTCATTTTCTCGTTTAG
- a CDS encoding tetratricopeptide repeat protein, whose translation MLFKNRFDKLQKRAARAVKNREYVKAQNTYLECLALDPKDIGTVNNLAQLSHVLGEDDKARGYNEMLLEACDERLKNERTEELLILKSNALVSLKRNDEAIEVIDELLEISPDHVLGLFHKAQYLESNGEYEKSLHYINRVLANDYCNVPALLSKGRVLTELDQFERARNCYDFVFKLETKNKAAINLKSQLIKKQNGYVITSHDLMLKAIESWDREDLKSAEKYFKKALDIDSSHDEIWFAQGELFIRMGKITDAISSFEKAFELNSISGGISKKKEFFKMLKVMLKINRLLGYEKE comes from the coding sequence ATGCTTTTTAAGAACAGATTTGATAAACTTCAAAAAAGGGCGGCACGTGCGGTTAAGAACAGGGAATACGTAAAGGCTCAGAACACATATCTGGAATGCCTTGCATTGGATCCCAAGGATATCGGTACGGTGAATAACCTTGCACAGCTTTCCCATGTCCTGGGAGAGGATGATAAGGCAAGAGGATATAACGAGATGCTCCTGGAGGCTTGCGATGAACGGCTGAAAAATGAAAGGACAGAAGAGCTTTTGATTTTAAAATCGAATGCACTTGTTTCACTTAAAAGAAACGATGAGGCCATCGAAGTGATTGATGAACTTCTGGAAATATCTCCAGACCATGTTCTTGGACTCTTTCACAAGGCACAGTACCTGGAATCGAATGGAGAATATGAAAAATCGCTGCACTACATCAATCGTGTTCTGGCCAATGACTATTGCAATGTTCCGGCATTACTTTCAAAAGGTAGAGTTTTAACTGAATTGGACCAATTTGAAAGGGCCAGAAACTGCTATGATTTTGTTTTCAAGCTTGAGACAAAAAACAAGGCGGCGATAAACTTGAAATCCCAATTGATTAAAAAACAGAACGGCTACGTGATCACATCACATGACCTGATGCTTAAGGCAATCGAGTCCTGGGACAGGGAGGACCTCAAATCCGCTGAAAAATACTTTAAAAAGGCATTGGACATCGATTCCAGTCATGATGAAATCTGGTTTGCCCAGGGAGAGCTGTTCATCAGGATGGGCAAAATCACCGATGCGATAAGCTCATTTGAAAAAGCGTTTGAATTGAATTCCATAAGCGGAGGAATATCCAAGAAAAAGGAGTTCTTCAAGATGTTGAAGGTTATGTTAAAAATAAATAGGTTATTGGGATATGAAAAAGAGTGA
- a CDS encoding PaaI family thioesterase, whose product MVNFDSLESAREFFYKDKFAVNTGITLDELTEDEAICSLDLTDEHRNAYGGVMGGVIFTLADFAFAVLSNQIHQLTVAQQVDIHYLSAPKGDRLIAKATCRKSGRTSSIVNVDISDDTGRDIAQFIGTGFKL is encoded by the coding sequence ATGGTTAATTTTGATTCACTAGAAAGTGCAAGAGAATTTTTTTACAAGGACAAATTTGCGGTAAACACAGGAATAACATTGGATGAATTAACTGAAGATGAGGCAATCTGTTCCCTGGACCTGACAGATGAACATAGAAATGCCTATGGCGGCGTGATGGGAGGCGTAATATTTACATTGGCCGATTTCGCATTCGCTGTTCTTTCCAACCAGATTCATCAGTTGACCGTTGCACAGCAAGTTGACATTCACTATCTCTCCGCTCCGAAAGGTGACAGATTGATAGCCAAGGCGACATGCCGCAAAAGTGGCAGGACATCCTCCATTGTCAATGTCGATATTTCAGATGACACAGGACGTGACATCGCCCAATTCATTGGGACTGGGTTTAAATTATAG
- a CDS encoding C1 family peptidase, with the protein MKFLKISIVFLFLLIMTMGVACAEDANQTVSDTLELDDTQDVISDASELSYDDLSKNISESSGSITLESDYKYKDTDSVKHIEFTKKVFTIDGNNHVIDADGKTVIFKVNGGNITLKNLVLKNTNDTAIDVRNGVLNTINVTFINANSQDYGGAVYLGNNSKYYSTNDKFTDNSAKTAGSSIFTLSSTIDIKNATFTNRNPIRWGLIYGSDSIINVSDTTFANATSRYATAIYNLGITQITRSKFINLRANATGGAIAVKGEDEKGFAELLITDCEFTNVSAGRNGGAIFADIAADSDTRGEGKVIITNTAFNKNTAEFGGAILQLGGTLALINSTFTNNTSSENGGAVYTSRANVVILPGTFTNNRAQETNGYGGALYLDHGEAIIVNSTFTDNSADNGEAIYCYEMMYIIKNTPFKNNTIYTRFDDEGSSITNCGEYTGKINDTNMTYVIRYNGEEIILNPQHIDGSAKDSYFNLNDLGLVTRVKNQGSMGSCWAFGAAGAFESSYLIATGIELDVSENNIKSLCLPYSEYGQTSTTEAGNMVITAAYFVSWLGAINTTDDIYDELGKVSGLQYGPDAVRTVNAVFINIKDKNAIKEYLTTHGAMNMFLYGADSRDPSYSQIYKSVYNNKYGGNHYVTLVGWNDSFSKNHFSTPAPGNGAWICKNSWGSEWGDGGYFYVSYYDKSLVANAVGFTFDNVEHYEKLYQNGIIGMHEFDDDYDTYGQIFTSENGDIIAAAGTYFETAGSPYTISVYVDGRMVYSQSGKSSHAGYETVKLNRYIAVDANRTFEIRIKSASVPIVKNSRSITQKDVNYVISEGKKIDLGSRNYYAPIKAYTYHNSEITKNVVNYYDNATETIFTVYNILEGDTIQANFNNKNYTIQLNNHTGSISLGILPTGEYIVTLTYNNMTLSTPVLIKTTIFSDDQKDMTLAYNAGGSFAVQFLDSNGKPLANTKVSAKFDNQELSGAITNEEGILSINIHPTNPIGKHYIDYVNPKNGETLRVTINIVSRFSGNANVNMYYYDGHTYKVRVKGNDGKFVEEDQIVTIKIGKHTFKVKTDEDGYAILKIPSKITPGKYTISATYKGQTVKNTLTVKQVLKTKKSVKVKKSAKKLVLKATLKKGKTALKGKVIKFKVKGKTYKAKTNKKGIAKVTIKKSVIKKLKAGKKYTIKVSYLSDVVKATLKVRR; encoded by the coding sequence TTGAAATTTCTTAAGATAAGCATAGTCTTTCTATTCTTATTGATAATGACAATGGGAGTTGCCTGTGCTGAAGATGCAAATCAGACAGTTTCAGACACATTGGAACTCGACGACACACAGGACGTTATTTCCGACGCTTCCGAACTATCATATGATGATTTATCAAAAAATATAAGCGAATCATCTGGTTCAATAACGTTAGAAAGCGATTATAAATATAAGGATACTGACAGTGTCAAGCATATAGAGTTTACAAAAAAAGTTTTCACCATTGATGGGAACAATCATGTAATCGATGCCGACGGAAAAACCGTCATATTTAAAGTGAATGGCGGAAACATAACATTGAAAAATCTTGTATTGAAAAACACCAATGACACCGCAATAGACGTGAGGAACGGTGTATTGAACACTATCAACGTCACATTCATAAATGCCAATTCTCAGGACTACGGAGGCGCCGTATATCTCGGCAACAATAGTAAATATTACAGTACAAACGATAAATTTACCGACAATTCCGCTAAAACTGCCGGATCATCAATATTCACATTATCTTCAACAATAGATATAAAAAATGCAACATTTACAAACAGGAATCCTATAAGATGGGGCCTGATTTATGGATCAGATAGTATTATTAATGTTTCAGACACCACTTTTGCAAACGCCACCTCAAGATATGCAACAGCAATATATAATTTAGGAATCACACAAATCACAAGATCAAAATTCATTAACTTAAGGGCAAATGCAACTGGAGGAGCCATTGCAGTAAAAGGAGAAGATGAAAAAGGATTTGCCGAATTATTAATTACTGACTGCGAATTTACAAACGTCAGCGCCGGAAGAAACGGCGGAGCCATCTTTGCAGATATCGCAGCCGACAGTGATACCCGAGGCGAAGGAAAGGTTATAATCACTAATACTGCATTCAACAAAAACACCGCCGAATTTGGAGGGGCAATACTCCAGCTTGGAGGAACACTTGCCCTGATTAACTCCACTTTCACTAACAATACCTCATCTGAAAACGGTGGAGCCGTCTACACATCAAGGGCAAATGTAGTCATTTTACCTGGCACATTTACAAACAACCGTGCACAAGAAACTAACGGATACGGTGGAGCCCTATATCTTGATCATGGAGAGGCAATTATTGTCAATTCCACATTTACAGATAATTCTGCAGACAACGGCGAAGCCATTTACTGTTATGAGATGATGTACATAATCAAAAATACACCGTTCAAAAACAATACAATCTACACAAGATTCGATGATGAAGGAAGCAGCATAACAAACTGCGGAGAATACACCGGCAAAATTAACGACACCAATATGACTTATGTCATAAGATACAACGGTGAAGAAATCATATTAAACCCACAGCATATTGATGGCTCCGCTAAAGATTCATACTTCAATCTGAATGATTTGGGATTGGTTACTCGTGTTAAAAACCAGGGCTCAATGGGTTCATGCTGGGCATTTGGAGCAGCAGGAGCATTTGAATCATCATACCTAATTGCAACAGGAATAGAACTGGACGTTTCCGAAAACAATATTAAAAGCCTCTGTCTGCCTTATTCAGAATACGGGCAAACCAGCACAACCGAGGCTGGAAACATGGTTATCACTGCCGCATACTTTGTAAGCTGGTTAGGGGCAATCAACACAACCGATGATATTTACGATGAGCTAGGAAAAGTTTCTGGCCTACAATATGGTCCTGATGCAGTCCGCACAGTAAATGCCGTTTTCATAAACATAAAGGACAAAAATGCCATCAAGGAATATCTGACAACACATGGTGCAATGAACATGTTCCTATATGGTGCAGATTCAAGGGATCCATCCTACAGTCAAATATACAAATCAGTGTACAACAACAAGTACGGGGGAAACCATTACGTGACATTAGTCGGATGGAATGATAGCTTTTCAAAAAACCATTTCTCTACTCCGGCTCCCGGCAACGGCGCATGGATCTGTAAAAACAGTTGGGGAAGCGAATGGGGAGACGGAGGATACTTCTATGTCTCCTACTACGACAAATCATTAGTTGCAAATGCTGTGGGATTCACATTTGACAATGTGGAGCACTACGAGAAACTTTATCAGAATGGAATCATCGGAATGCACGAATTTGACGACGACTACGATACATACGGACAGATATTTACCAGCGAAAACGGAGACATAATTGCCGCTGCTGGAACCTACTTTGAAACTGCAGGCAGCCCATATACCATTTCAGTGTATGTCGATGGCCGTATGGTCTACAGCCAAAGTGGAAAATCAAGCCATGCAGGATATGAAACAGTTAAATTGAATAGATACATTGCAGTGGATGCAAACAGAACATTTGAAATCAGAATAAAATCCGCTTCAGTGCCTATTGTTAAAAATTCAAGAAGCATTACCCAAAAAGATGTGAATTACGTAATAAGTGAAGGTAAAAAAATTGACCTCGGAAGCAGAAATTATTATGCACCAATTAAGGCGTACACCTATCACAACAGCGAGATTACCAAAAACGTTGTAAACTATTATGATAACGCAACTGAAACAATATTTACAGTTTACAATATTCTTGAAGGCGATACCATTCAAGCCAACTTCAACAATAAAAATTACACCATACAACTCAACAATCATACAGGCAGCATTTCATTGGGAATTTTACCTACCGGAGAATACATTGTAACCCTAACCTACAACAATATGACTCTCTCAACTCCTGTATTGATAAAAACAACCATTTTCAGCGATGACCAAAAAGATATGACTTTGGCATACAATGCAGGCGGATCTTTTGCAGTGCAGTTCCTTGATTCAAATGGAAAACCTCTCGCAAATACTAAAGTTTCTGCCAAATTTGATAATCAAGAACTTTCCGGTGCAATAACAAACGAAGAAGGAATATTGAGTATCAACATCCATCCTACTAATCCAATCGGAAAACACTACATTGACTATGTAAATCCAAAAAATGGTGAAACATTAAGAGTTACCATCAATATCGTTTCAAGATTCTCTGGAAATGCAAACGTCAACATGTACTATTACGACGGACACACATACAAGGTACGTGTAAAAGGCAACGATGGCAAATTTGTGGAGGAAGATCAAATTGTAACCATTAAAATCGGCAAACACACCTTCAAGGTAAAAACCGATGAGGATGGATATGCAATCCTGAAAATACCTTCTAAAATCACTCCAGGAAAATACACAATTTCTGCAACATACAAAGGCCAAACCGTTAAAAACACATTAACAGTGAAACAGGTCTTGAAAACCAAAAAATCAGTTAAAGTCAAAAAGTCCGCCAAAAAACTTGTATTGAAAGCTACCCTCAAGAAAGGAAAAACAGCTCTTAAAGGTAAAGTCATCAAATTCAAGGTCAAAGGCAAGACTTACAAGGCAAAAACCAACAAGAAAGGTATTGCTAAGGTAACCATCAAAAAATCAGTCATCAAAAAACTCAAAGCAGGCAAGAAATACACAATCAAAGTGAGCTACTTGAGTGATGTTGTAAAAGCAACCTTAAAAGTTAGACGTTAG
- a CDS encoding type II toxin-antitoxin system RelE family toxin, producing MPSNSLNVNYELFEDKRAIKFMDKHSDDEKLLRRIYNKYCLLACDPYNEAESSFKSRKCPKCKKTRVGNYRIIYFIKESTKEVEIIDIGPRRAIYKKWD from the coding sequence ATGCCATCAAATAGTCTTAATGTCAACTATGAACTTTTTGAGGATAAACGGGCAATAAAATTCATGGATAAACATTCTGATGATGAAAAGTTGCTTAGGAGAATTTATAACAAATATTGTCTGTTGGCTTGTGATCCATATAATGAAGCAGAAAGTTCATTTAAAAGTAGAAAATGTCCCAAATGTAAAAAAACAAGAGTGGGAAATTATAGAATTATATATTTCATTAAGGAATCAACTAAAGAGGTTGAAATAATTGACATCGGCCCTAGAAGAGCCATCTATAAAAAATGGGATTAA
- a CDS encoding DUF7557 family protein, producing the protein MAMKTIRVTEEVHTKLAHLGLKSETYNDIIARLIEVYERMYFEELSDEDADYYNERIRHFENGDYRGTRKIDLDAIK; encoded by the coding sequence ATGGCAATGAAAACAATTCGTGTTACTGAAGAAGTTCATACAAAACTAGCTCATTTAGGTTTAAAATCCGAAACATACAATGATATTATAGCTAGATTAATTGAGGTGTATGAAAGAATGTATTTTGAAGAATTAAGTGATGAAGATGCAGATTACTATAATGAAAGAATCAGACATTTTGAAAACGGGGACTATAGAGGCACAAGAAAAATTGATTTAGATGCCATCAAATAG